Proteins encoded by one window of Porphyrobacter sp. YT40:
- a CDS encoding nitronate monooxygenase family protein, with product MPLPAPFDRLRLPLIGSPLFIVSGPELVIAQCKAGIIGSFPALNARPQSQLDEWLHQITEELAAHNRANPDRPAAPFAVNQIVHKTNDRVDADMATCAKWQVPMVITSLGAREDIYAAVRGWGGVTMHDVINNRFAHKAIEKGATGLIPVAAGAGGHAGALSPFALMQEIREWFDGLVALSGSVGHGATILAAQALRADFAYCGSAFIATKEANAADGYKNGIVDGSSEGIVYTNLFTGVHGNYLRSSIEAAGMDPDNLPESDPSKMNFGSGGNTKAKAWKDIWGSGQGIGTIKEVGTVEDLVARFEREYHAAKAQLAANSGYTSWAAMAEAAE from the coding sequence ATGCCCCTTCCTGCCCCGTTCGATCGCCTGCGCTTGCCGCTGATCGGATCGCCGCTGTTCATCGTCTCGGGCCCCGAGCTGGTGATCGCGCAGTGCAAGGCGGGGATCATCGGCAGCTTTCCGGCGCTGAACGCCCGGCCGCAATCGCAGCTCGACGAGTGGCTCCACCAGATCACCGAGGAACTCGCCGCACACAACCGCGCGAACCCCGATCGCCCCGCCGCGCCCTTCGCGGTCAACCAGATCGTCCACAAGACCAACGACCGCGTCGATGCCGACATGGCAACCTGCGCGAAGTGGCAGGTGCCGATGGTCATCACCTCTTTGGGCGCGCGCGAGGACATCTACGCTGCTGTGCGGGGCTGGGGCGGCGTGACGATGCACGATGTCATCAACAACCGCTTCGCCCACAAGGCGATCGAGAAAGGCGCGACCGGGCTGATCCCGGTGGCGGCAGGGGCTGGCGGGCACGCTGGCGCGCTCTCGCCCTTCGCCTTGATGCAGGAAATTCGCGAGTGGTTCGACGGGCTGGTCGCGCTCTCGGGCAGCGTCGGTCACGGGGCGACGATCCTTGCAGCGCAGGCCCTGCGCGCCGATTTCGCCTATTGCGGCAGCGCCTTCATCGCCACGAAGGAAGCGAACGCCGCCGATGGCTACAAGAACGGTATCGTCGATGGCTCGTCCGAAGGTATCGTCTACACCAACCTGTTTACCGGAGTGCACGGCAACTACCTGCGCTCCTCGATCGAGGCGGCGGGGATGGACCCGGACAACCTCCCCGAAAGCGATCCCAGCAAGATGAACTTCGGTAGCGGCGGCAACACCAAGGCCAAGGCGTGGAAGGACATCTGGGGCTCGGGTCAGGGGATCGGCACGATCAAGGAAGTCGGCACGGTGGAAGACCTCGTCGCCCGATTCGAGCGCGAGTACCACGCCGCCAAGGCGCAGCTCGCCGCCAATTCGGGCTACACGTCGTGGGCGGCGATGGCCGAAGCGGCGGAGTAA
- a CDS encoding YceI family protein — protein MIRYALAATATVLAVTGGIAAAPAIFAQGAPQVPGVADPARVTAGTYSADSNHSLIAFEVNHFGFNDYYGLFGDVAGTLELDPANIAAAKVDVTIPIASVTTASKGLTDHLLRAGKEGGKPDFFGAAPAPARFVSTSVERTGDMTANISGNLTMNGVTKPVTFEAEFTGAGTNPMNKKETVGFEAETTIKRSDFGVNYGIPMVSDEVELDISVAFEKQ, from the coding sequence ATGATCCGTTATGCCCTCGCCGCCACCGCCACCGTCCTTGCCGTAACCGGAGGCATCGCCGCCGCGCCCGCGATCTTCGCGCAAGGCGCGCCGCAGGTTCCCGGTGTGGCCGACCCGGCCCGCGTGACCGCCGGAACCTACAGCGCCGATTCCAACCACTCGCTGATCGCGTTCGAGGTCAATCACTTCGGCTTCAACGATTACTACGGCCTGTTCGGCGATGTGGCCGGCACGCTGGAACTCGATCCGGCCAATATCGCCGCAGCCAAGGTCGACGTGACGATCCCCATCGCCAGCGTCACCACCGCCAGCAAGGGCCTGACCGATCACCTTCTGCGCGCGGGCAAGGAGGGCGGCAAGCCCGACTTCTTCGGCGCCGCCCCCGCACCCGCCCGCTTCGTGTCGACCAGCGTCGAGCGCACCGGCGACATGACCGCGAACATCTCCGGCAACCTCACGATGAACGGCGTGACCAAGCCCGTCACCTTCGAAGCCGAATTCACCGGCGCGGGCACCAACCCGATGAACAAGAAGGAAACCGTCGGCTTCGAGGCCGAAACCACCATCAAGCGCTCGGACTTCGGCGTGAATTACGGCATCCCGATGGTGAGCGACGAGGTCGAACTCGACATCTCGGTCGCGTTCGAAAAGCAGTAA
- a CDS encoding DUF4329 domain-containing protein — MFEGRNAKWIYAAIAILWVAIVVRLAFNVKGPEDFVVTVTQPEVQAFARTRLEAMQAQSIAENIELCAIIFEDNEGALDATPVHEGDEGTCDLRYFDEPGMAPVASIHTHAGFDANYDSEVPSMLDLESDIESRMDGYVATPGGRLWRIDWQAPRAVQVCGEGCLTQDPAYRTCPDDPIAASYSAAQLAARSRRSIVKC, encoded by the coding sequence ATGTTCGAAGGCCGCAATGCAAAATGGATCTACGCCGCGATCGCCATCCTCTGGGTGGCGATCGTCGTGCGTCTGGCCTTCAACGTCAAAGGGCCCGAGGATTTCGTCGTCACCGTGACGCAACCCGAGGTGCAGGCCTTCGCCCGCACCCGGCTCGAGGCGATGCAGGCGCAGTCCATCGCCGAGAATATCGAGCTGTGCGCGATCATCTTCGAGGACAACGAAGGCGCGCTCGACGCGACCCCGGTGCACGAAGGCGACGAGGGCACCTGCGACCTGCGCTATTTCGACGAGCCCGGCATGGCCCCGGTCGCCAGCATCCACACCCACGCCGGGTTCGATGCGAATTACGACAGCGAAGTCCCCTCGATGCTCGATCTCGAAAGCGATATCGAAAGCCGGATGGACGGCTATGTCGCTACCCCCGGCGGGCGGCTGTGGCGGATCGACTGGCAGGCCCCGCGTGCGGTGCAGGTTTGCGGCGAGGGCTGCCTGACGCAGGATCCCGCCTATCGCACCTGCCCGGATGATCCCATCGCCGCGAGCTACTCCGCCGCCCAACTCGCCGCGCGCAGCCGTCGAAGTATCGTGAAATGCTGA
- the ilvC gene encoding ketol-acid reductoisomerase: MKVYYDADADLNLIKPKKVAIVGYGSQGHAHAQNLRDSGVAEVAIALREGSATAKKAEDAGFKVLSNTASAQWADIIMILAPDEHQAAIWENDLKGHMKPGSALAFAHGLNVHFGLIEPPADIDVIMIAPKGPGHTVRSEYVKGGGVPCLIAVHQDATGSAHDVALAYASAVGGGRSGIIETNFREECETDLFGEQAVLCGGITHLIQAGFETLVEAGYAPEMAYFECLHETKLIVDLLYEGGIANMRYSISNTAEYGDITTGPRIITDETKAEMKRVLADIQSGRFVKNFVLDNRAGQPELKAARKQAEAHPIEQTGAKLRAMMPWISANKLVDKAKN; the protein is encoded by the coding sequence CGCCATCGTCGGCTATGGCTCGCAAGGCCACGCCCACGCGCAGAACCTGCGCGACAGCGGCGTCGCCGAAGTCGCCATCGCGCTGCGCGAAGGCTCGGCGACCGCGAAGAAGGCGGAGGACGCTGGCTTCAAGGTGCTCTCGAACACCGCTTCCGCGCAGTGGGCCGACATCATCATGATCCTCGCGCCCGACGAACATCAGGCCGCGATCTGGGAGAATGATCTGAAGGGCCACATGAAGCCCGGCAGCGCCCTCGCCTTCGCGCACGGGCTGAATGTCCACTTCGGCCTGATCGAGCCGCCCGCCGACATCGACGTCATCATGATCGCGCCCAAGGGCCCGGGCCACACCGTCCGCAGTGAATATGTGAAGGGCGGCGGCGTGCCCTGCCTTATCGCGGTGCATCAGGACGCGACCGGCAGCGCGCATGACGTTGCCCTCGCCTATGCCTCTGCCGTCGGCGGCGGGCGTTCGGGCATCATCGAAACCAACTTCCGCGAGGAATGCGAGACCGACCTGTTCGGCGAGCAGGCCGTGCTGTGCGGCGGGATCACTCACCTGATCCAGGCGGGCTTCGAGACGCTGGTCGAGGCCGGTTACGCCCCCGAAATGGCCTATTTCGAATGCCTCCACGAAACCAAGCTGATCGTCGACCTGCTCTATGAAGGCGGGATCGCCAACATGCGCTATTCGATCAGCAACACCGCCGAATATGGCGACATCACCACCGGCCCCCGGATCATCACCGATGAAACCAAGGCCGAGATGAAACGCGTGCTCGCGGACATCCAGTCGGGCCGTTTCGTGAAGAACTTCGTGCTCGACAACCGCGCGGGCCAGCCCGAACTCAAGGCCGCGCGGAAGCAGGCCGAAGCGCACCCGATCGAACAGACCGGCGCTAAGCTGCGCGCGATGATGCCGTGGATCAGCGCCAACAAGCTGGTCGACAAGGCCAAGAACTAA
- a CDS encoding DUF2189 domain-containing protein: METIGQSGPLDAPLPPPQVAGDLTLADLAAALGAGWQDFRAMPRFGLFFGGVYVIAGVAIGWLTVAGGNLTWLIPAIAGFPLVAPFIAVGLYEASRRRAAGEPLGWRAVLGALKGHGDDQILSMGVIVFVAFAFWMIVAHAIFAVFVGESGMGRDPLTALVTPPGLAMLAVGSAVGGAMAFAFYAMTVISLPLLVDRQHDFLTAIIASLKVVRRNVAVMLAWAAIIAALLFVAMLPGFLGLLVALPVLGHATWHLYMRAVD; this comes from the coding sequence ATGGAAACGATCGGACAAAGCGGCCCCCTCGACGCGCCGCTGCCGCCACCGCAGGTTGCGGGTGATCTGACGCTGGCCGACCTCGCCGCCGCGCTCGGCGCAGGCTGGCAGGATTTCCGCGCCATGCCGCGCTTCGGGCTGTTCTTCGGCGGGGTCTATGTGATCGCGGGCGTCGCGATCGGGTGGCTGACCGTTGCGGGCGGCAACCTCACCTGGTTGATCCCGGCGATTGCGGGCTTTCCGCTGGTCGCGCCCTTCATCGCCGTCGGCCTCTACGAAGCGAGCCGCCGCCGCGCTGCGGGTGAGCCGCTGGGCTGGCGCGCGGTGCTCGGCGCATTGAAGGGGCATGGCGATGACCAGATCCTGTCGATGGGGGTGATCGTCTTCGTCGCCTTTGCCTTCTGGATGATCGTTGCCCATGCCATCTTCGCGGTGTTCGTGGGCGAGAGCGGAATGGGACGAGACCCGCTTACCGCGCTCGTGACCCCGCCGGGCCTCGCGATGCTGGCGGTCGGCAGCGCGGTGGGCGGCGCGATGGCCTTCGCCTTCTACGCGATGACCGTCATCAGCCTGCCGTTGTTGGTCGACCGCCAGCACGATTTCCTCACCGCGATCATCGCCAGCCTGAAGGTCGTGCGACGCAATGTCGCGGTGATGCTGGCCTGGGCCGCGATCATCGCCGCGCTGCTGTTCGTGGCGATGCTGCCGGGCTTTCTCGGCCTGCTGGTCGCCCTGCCCGTGCTGGGACACGCGACCTGGCACCTCTACATGCGCGCGGTGGACTGA
- a CDS encoding alpha-hydroxy acid oxidase encodes MRLSDCHNIDDFRKLAKARLPFPVFDYIDGAADDELTKARNTAAFDSVDLVPDVLAGVAEIDTSCTILGRKSALPLMLSPTAVQRAFHWQGETAVARAAEKFGLWFGISSLATRSIEEIAALTTGPKLFQLYVHKDKGLNDHMIARCQAAKFDALALTVDTIVSGKRERCLRSGFTTPPRFTPASILSYATRPRWTLDYLLREKFRLPNLDTHVAEGTGKAVSIAEYFNTMLDTSMDWDTAAAIRQQWGGTFVLKGVMSAADARRAVDIGADAIMISNHGGRQLDGSRAPFDQLAEIVDAVGGQIEIICDGGVRRGTHVLKALCSGASAASGGRLYLYALAAAGQEGVERALGILKDEIERGMRLMGVTRVDQLTPDRLRHR; translated from the coding sequence ATGCGCCTGTCCGATTGCCACAATATCGACGATTTCCGAAAGCTCGCGAAAGCGCGGCTGCCCTTTCCGGTGTTCGACTATATCGACGGCGCAGCTGATGACGAGCTGACCAAGGCGCGCAACACGGCCGCCTTCGACAGCGTCGATCTGGTGCCGGACGTGTTGGCAGGTGTCGCCGAGATCGACACGTCCTGCACGATCCTCGGCCGCAAGTCCGCTCTCCCCCTGATGCTCTCCCCCACCGCCGTCCAGCGCGCCTTCCACTGGCAGGGCGAGACGGCGGTCGCCAGAGCCGCCGAGAAATTCGGGCTGTGGTTCGGCATCTCCAGCCTTGCGACGCGCAGTATCGAGGAGATCGCCGCGCTTACCACCGGGCCCAAGCTGTTCCAGCTCTACGTTCACAAGGACAAGGGGCTGAACGATCACATGATCGCGCGCTGTCAGGCCGCAAAGTTCGATGCGCTGGCACTGACGGTGGACACCATCGTGTCCGGCAAGCGCGAGCGGTGCCTGCGCAGCGGCTTCACCACCCCGCCCCGCTTCACGCCCGCCAGCATCCTCAGCTACGCCACCCGCCCGCGCTGGACGCTAGACTACCTGCTGCGCGAAAAATTCCGTCTGCCCAATCTCGATACCCACGTCGCCGAAGGCACGGGCAAGGCGGTGAGCATCGCCGAATATTTCAACACCATGCTCGACACCTCGATGGATTGGGACACCGCTGCGGCGATCCGCCAGCAATGGGGCGGCACCTTCGTGTTGAAAGGCGTGATGAGCGCTGCCGACGCGCGCCGCGCGGTCGACATCGGGGCGGATGCGATCATGATCTCCAACCACGGCGGGCGGCAGTTGGACGGCTCCCGCGCGCCCTTCGACCAGCTGGCCGAGATCGTCGATGCGGTCGGCGGCCAGATCGAGATCATCTGCGACGGCGGCGTGCGACGCGGCACCCATGTGCTGAAGGCGCTGTGCAGCGGTGCGAGCGCGGCCTCGGGCGGGCGGCTCTATCTCTACGCATTGGCGGCGGCTGGTCAGGAGGGCGTCGAGCGCGCACTCGGCATCCTCAAGGACGAGATCGAGCGCGGGATGCGATTGATGGGGGTAACGCGGGTGGACCAGCTTACCCCCGACCGGCTGCGTCATCGCTGA
- a CDS encoding AHH domain-containing protein: protein MRAWGHAQPLTTIAFRSVNRRSLPGYDPTLQRHHLLPRQLLSERCFGAMFAIVGRVQVGFDDFRRNGLLLPATEQATIRTGMPLHRGPHRRYNEVVIARVGRIERRWAAAHLIDEEAALAEALLRLHLLQGALRRQLLAQRRRVLLNRRDPVGTGFDFSELDAMAEALWSAD, encoded by the coding sequence ATGCGCGCCTGGGGTCACGCGCAGCCTCTGACGACCATTGCCTTCCGCTCGGTCAACCGGCGGAGCCTCCCCGGCTACGATCCCACGCTCCAACGCCATCACCTGCTGCCGCGCCAGCTGCTGTCCGAGCGCTGCTTCGGCGCGATGTTCGCCATTGTGGGCCGCGTGCAGGTGGGGTTCGACGACTTCCGCCGCAACGGGTTGCTGCTGCCCGCGACCGAGCAGGCCACCATCCGCACCGGGATGCCGCTCCACCGCGGGCCGCACCGCCGCTACAACGAGGTGGTGATCGCCCGCGTCGGCCGGATCGAGCGGCGCTGGGCGGCCGCGCACCTGATCGACGAGGAGGCCGCGCTGGCCGAGGCGCTGTTGCGGCTCCACCTGCTGCAAGGCGCGTTGCGGCGCCAATTGCTGGCCCAGCGCCGCAGGGTGCTGCTCAATCGCAGGGACCCGGTTGGCACCGGCTTCGACTTCAGCGAGCTCGACGCGATGGCCGAGGCGCTGTGGTCGGCGGACTGA
- the leuA gene encoding 2-isopropylmalate synthase, translating into MPMLRDPSAKYRPFGQIDLPDRQWPSKLIETAPRWLSTDLRDGNQSIIDPMDAVKKRRFFDLLVEVGLKEIEVGFPSAGATEFDFISGLVTSDAIPEDVIVQVLTQSREDLIRTSFASLEGARAAIVHLYNAVSPAWRDIVFRMSREEVKAIAVAGAKVMRDEAAKYPGTQWHFQYSPETFSTAELDFSIEVCAAVMEVLAPTPERPIILNLPATVEAATPNIYADQIEYFGRHLPNRDSAVISLHTHNDRGTGVAAAELGLMAGADRVEGCLFGNGERTGNCCLVTMALNLYTQGVDPKLDFSDIDRVIETVTYCNDLPVHQRHPYGGELVYTAFSGSHQDAIKKGFEARETQNDEQWRVPYLPIDPADLGRSYEAVIRVNSQSGKGGFAWVLEKDQGLKLPKRMQADFSKHVQAMADELGRELNAADIWDAFRRAYHVKTHPKHFQLVRYEESRAADGTRIFAGTIAVDGAEQSVSGRGNGLISSVMGTLREAFGVELEVADYTEHALGSGTDARAAAYLECRAADGRTIWGCGIDEDIATASVRAVLSAANSAVAP; encoded by the coding sequence ATGCCCATGCTCCGTGATCCTTCCGCCAAATATCGCCCTTTCGGCCAGATCGATCTGCCTGATCGCCAGTGGCCCTCGAAGCTGATCGAGACAGCCCCGCGCTGGCTTTCGACTGATCTGCGCGACGGCAACCAATCGATCATCGATCCGATGGACGCGGTGAAGAAACGCCGCTTTTTCGACCTGCTGGTAGAGGTCGGCCTCAAGGAAATCGAAGTCGGCTTCCCCAGCGCAGGCGCGACCGAGTTCGACTTCATCTCGGGCCTCGTGACATCCGACGCTATCCCCGAAGACGTGATCGTCCAGGTGCTCACCCAGAGCCGCGAGGATTTGATCCGCACCAGCTTCGCCAGCCTCGAAGGCGCGCGGGCGGCAATCGTGCATCTCTACAACGCTGTCAGCCCCGCCTGGCGCGACATCGTCTTCCGCATGAGCCGCGAGGAGGTGAAGGCCATCGCCGTCGCCGGCGCCAAAGTCATGCGCGATGAAGCGGCGAAGTATCCCGGCACCCAATGGCATTTCCAGTATTCACCGGAAACCTTCTCCACCGCCGAACTCGATTTCTCCATCGAGGTGTGCGCGGCGGTGATGGAGGTGCTCGCCCCCACCCCCGAACGCCCGATCATCCTCAACCTGCCCGCCACGGTCGAGGCGGCGACGCCCAATATCTACGCCGACCAGATCGAATATTTCGGCCGCCACCTGCCCAATCGGGACAGCGCGGTGATTTCGCTCCACACCCACAACGACCGCGGCACCGGCGTTGCGGCGGCGGAATTGGGCCTGATGGCGGGCGCCGACCGGGTCGAGGGCTGCCTGTTCGGCAATGGCGAGCGCACCGGCAATTGCTGCCTTGTGACGATGGCGCTCAATCTCTACACGCAGGGTGTGGACCCCAAGCTCGATTTCTCGGACATCGACCGGGTGATCGAGACCGTTACCTATTGCAACGACCTGCCCGTCCACCAGCGCCACCCCTATGGCGGCGAACTGGTCTACACCGCCTTTTCCGGCAGCCATCAGGATGCGATCAAGAAGGGCTTCGAAGCGCGCGAGACGCAGAACGACGAGCAGTGGCGCGTGCCCTATCTCCCCATCGATCCGGCCGATCTCGGGCGCTCCTACGAGGCGGTGATCCGTGTCAATTCGCAGTCCGGCAAGGGCGGGTTCGCCTGGGTGCTGGAGAAGGATCAGGGCCTCAAGCTGCCCAAGCGGATGCAGGCCGATTTCTCGAAGCACGTGCAAGCCATGGCCGACGAGTTGGGCCGCGAACTCAACGCCGCGGACATCTGGGATGCCTTCCGCCGCGCCTACCACGTCAAGACCCACCCCAAGCATTTCCAGCTGGTGCGCTACGAGGAAAGCCGTGCGGCAGACGGCACGCGCATCTTTGCCGGCACGATCGCGGTCGACGGTGCCGAGCAGAGCGTCTCGGGCCGCGGCAACGGCCTTATCTCCAGCGTGATGGGCACCCTGCGCGAGGCTTTCGGCGTCGAGCTGGAGGTGGCCGACTACACCGAGCACGCGCTCGGCAGCGGCACCGATGCGCGCGCGGCGGCCTATCTCGAATGCCGCGCCGCAGATGGCCGCACCATCTGGGGCTGCGGGATCGACGAAGACATCGCCACCGCCAGCGTGCGCGCAGTGCTGTCAGCGGCAAACAGCGCGGTCGCGCCTTAG
- a CDS encoding NAD(P)H-dependent oxidoreductase, with amino-acid sequence MTEAAPEPRLLIVWHSRTGASAAMARAAAEGAGNAAWLVAADDATPDELLSASGYVFVCPENLGSMSGMMKEMFDRAYYPCLGRIEGRPYATLIAAGSDGEGAQRQIDRIVTGWRLRRVADPLIVNLAAQTPEAILAPKQVPPKALKLCHEIGAALAEGLRLGVF; translated from the coding sequence ATGACCGAGGCCGCGCCCGAACCCCGCCTGCTGATCGTCTGGCACAGCCGCACCGGTGCCAGCGCCGCCATGGCGCGCGCGGCGGCCGAGGGGGCGGGGAACGCGGCGTGGCTGGTGGCCGCAGATGACGCAACGCCCGACGAGCTGCTCTCGGCCTCGGGCTACGTCTTCGTCTGTCCGGAAAATCTCGGCAGCATGAGCGGGATGATGAAGGAGATGTTCGACCGCGCCTATTACCCCTGCCTCGGACGGATCGAGGGGCGCCCCTATGCCACGCTCATCGCGGCCGGTTCGGACGGGGAGGGGGCGCAGCGTCAGATCGACCGGATCGTCACCGGATGGCGCCTGCGCCGGGTGGCCGATCCCCTGATCGTGAACCTCGCCGCGCAGACCCCCGAAGCGATTCTCGCGCCCAAGCAGGTGCCGCCCAAGGCGCTGAAACTCTGCCATGAAATCGGCGCGGCACTGGCCGAAGGGCTGCGACTTGGGGTGTTCTAG
- a CDS encoding amidohydrolase family protein, producing the protein MNETAAPESVLEPDLPIIDPHHHLWDLRPMLGMFPEPHHPFIAALVPNAHYTFDQLHAHIAGSGHNIVGTVFMECGAFYNGAYGDALKVVGEVEYVNGVAAQSASGLYGPARYCAGIVGHADLARGSAAGDVLDALQAASPRFRGIRHAAAWDADPAVLGPPFHHPEGLYRDATFREGFAELGKRGLTFDAWLLEPQLPDLIDLARAFPDQPICLDHCGTPLGVAGYKGRLHERFDEWRRNIRELAACENVVVKLGGLAMAFCALPEDGPCAGHGSEHLAALWRPYVETCIEAFGPSRAMFESNYPVDYWGADYSVLWNAFKRLARSASADEKTALFSGTAARFYGLEDVLG; encoded by the coding sequence ATGAACGAAACCGCCGCGCCCGAATCGGTTCTCGAGCCCGATCTGCCGATCATCGATCCGCACCACCACCTGTGGGATCTGCGCCCGATGCTGGGGATGTTCCCCGAGCCGCATCACCCGTTCATCGCCGCGCTGGTGCCCAATGCGCACTACACCTTCGACCAGCTCCACGCGCATATCGCGGGCAGCGGGCACAACATCGTCGGCACGGTCTTCATGGAGTGCGGGGCCTTCTACAACGGCGCCTATGGCGATGCGCTGAAGGTGGTCGGCGAGGTCGAATATGTGAACGGCGTCGCCGCGCAGTCGGCGAGCGGGCTCTATGGCCCGGCGCGTTATTGCGCAGGGATCGTCGGCCATGCCGACCTTGCGCGCGGGAGCGCTGCGGGCGACGTGCTCGATGCGCTGCAAGCCGCCTCGCCGCGCTTCAGGGGCATTCGCCATGCGGCAGCGTGGGATGCCGATCCGGCCGTGCTCGGCCCGCCGTTCCATCATCCCGAGGGTCTCTACCGCGATGCGACCTTCCGCGAGGGCTTTGCCGAACTCGGCAAGCGCGGGCTGACCTTCGATGCCTGGCTACTCGAGCCGCAATTGCCCGACCTGATCGATCTGGCGCGCGCCTTTCCCGATCAGCCGATCTGCCTCGACCATTGCGGCACGCCGCTGGGGGTGGCGGGATACAAGGGCCGCTTGCACGAACGCTTCGACGAATGGCGGCGCAATATCCGCGAACTGGCCGCTTGCGAAAACGTGGTGGTGAAGCTCGGCGGGCTCGCCATGGCCTTCTGCGCCCTGCCCGAAGATGGCCCCTGCGCCGGGCACGGGTCGGAGCATCTTGCGGCGCTGTGGCGACCCTATGTCGAAACCTGCATCGAGGCTTTCGGACCAAGCCGCGCGATGTTCGAGAGCAATTACCCGGTCGACTACTGGGGCGCGGATTACAGCGTGCTGTGGAACGCCTTCAAGCGCCTCGCCCGCAGCGCGAGCGCCGACGAGAAGACCGCCCTATTCAGCGGCACCGCGGCGCGGTTCTACGGCTTGGAGGATGTGCTCGGCTGA